In the Candidatus Bathyarchaeota archaeon genome, ACAATGATGCTGACGCTAAATCACTTTTGCCTGAAGTTTCGAAATACACTGAAATGGCCAAGCTAATGAAACTACCTTTCTGGATATTAGTTGAGGACTCGAATCCGATAGGCCTAGTGACTACAGGAAAGGAACCCCTGCAACTGTTAGCTCCAATTGGGACTCCAGTAGCTATGATAGATTTGATTCAGAAAAATCAGCCCCGAAGTATTTTGACGGATTTTGCATCTCAATCATTAAAGTTGGCCATTGAGAAAGAAGCTGAATACGCTACCGTTGAACTCACCTCAGAGGAGGGCGATGCAATTGACAGCTTCTTAGAGGTCAAATTCAAAGTTTTAGCCGACACATTCAGGATGAATCTTCAACTCGATCGAGATTTCGACTCTCCTCAAGGGCTTCAATTTGAGCAGACCCGCAAAGAAGAGATGCTTAGATGGATCCAGTTGGCAAGTAGGTTCCTGTCCGGCTCGGCTGATGTGGTCATGGAAAGAATTCTAAGATATCTTGGCGATTTGCCTGAAAACCTTATGGAGATGTACTATTCATTGGAGAAGTTCTATTTCGCTAGCCTAAACAAACGTGAAATTGGGATCTTAAACTTCAGTTCAAAAGCAGGAAGAATCAGCAACGTTGGGATTGACCCTGCAAGACGAGGCCAAGGCTATGGACGGCAAATAATGCTGTTTGCGTTAAAACAACTTCAGGCTGGGGATTGCAAGCAGGCGAGACTAAGAGTGCACATTAAAAACAAACCAGCTATAAACCTGTACAAATCCTTAGGGTTTGAGGTTTCTGAAAGACGAAAATTGCTGATCTACGAGAATAAAGAAGCCTAGGAAAACGAGTGAACAATTGCAATTCGCTCATTTTTTCTTTCTCAACTGTAATTTCAAAACATTACTAGGACAAAAGATTGTGTTATTTGGTACTAGACCCTTTGATACAAGAGCGGAAAAGTGTGGGTTTGCGGGTGATATCTCCACTACGGAGATAGTTTTGTTGCTTTGAGTATGCGCGCGCATCGTCAGCACGATCACGCGAGTAACGCTTTTAAGATTGCCTGTTGCATAAAACGTTTAACCTGTACTCGTGTTGATGGTTTGCGGATCATGTCGAAAAGGCAATCTATAAAACGTGTTCTTGTTCAGGCGCAGGAAAGCGAGAAGAAATTCGACTGGCTTCACGCGATTGATTCTTATGAGAGGATCCGGACTGATGTGTTGAAACAGAAAGATTTTCTGAAGACTGGTGAGATTCAGGAAAGGATTGGCTTCTGTTTTCACCAAGCTGCGTTTCAAGCTGATAACGGAGAAGATTTCAGAGAAAGAATGCACCTTGCAATTGAGGCTTACGAGAAAGCACACGGATTTTACGAAAAACTGCTGAATAAGGACGAGACTGCGAGGAAGTTTCGCTGTGACGCTGTAGCCAAGTATCTTGATTACTGGCTTGCTTCTGATTCCTCTGAAAAGAGGAAGCTTCTTGATGACTGCTTAGAGTCAGAAAGCAAGGCTTTAGCAAGTTTTAGGGAATCCGGAGCCATGCTGGAGTATGCAAGGACTTATAATGAATTGTCTTTTGTCTTTTATTGCAGAGTTTTTCTTGAATGGGACAGGCAGATTTTGAAGAGCATTTTGGAAAAGGGACTGGAGTGGGGTGAGCAAGCAATTGCTGAGCTTTCTGACCTCGGTGACTCATACGAGATTGCGCGGTCCTATTTCACTTTAGGAACTTGTTTGAGCGATGCTGGATTCTATTTGATTGCCGAGTCAGAGGACATAGATAGATACCGGCTGAAGGCTGTCAACTATTTGAGAAAAGCGGCTGAGCTTTCTGAAAAGGTTGGTGATGCAGTTCTCTTGGGATTGTCGCATCTATGGCTAGGAATAAACGCCGGAGGAGAAGAAGCGGTGAAGCATCATGAGAAAACGTTGGAATATGGCGAGCAAACACGACACAACTTCCTTATCGCCAACGGTCTGGATTATCTAGCATATGATACATACTGGAAAGCCCTTGCCACAGAGAATCCCGAAAAAAGGAGGAAATTAGCCAAGAAAGCTATGCGATTCTACGAGAAAGCACACAATCATTATCGCATATTATCATTCATAAGCCCGAGAGGAGGTTTTATTGGTCCACCTTCTGGCCAAGCTGAGCATTATTATCAGCAAGCCTTGTGGGAAACCAACTCCGAAAAAAGGTCAGAGTTGCTGGAGAAATCTGAGAAGATCGGAATGGAAGCTTTGACATTGGCTGAGGACTCTGATATGCCAATGATCATAGCGCAGGTACTTCACGTTATCAGCAAAACTCTCCAAGCCCAAGCCTATACATTACGAAATCCGACAGAAAAAAGGGCATGTCTCGAGAAAGCCCTCAAATATCGAGAAAGGACAGTGGAAATCTTCGGACGTTTAAGCCCATTTTTCTATTGGAACCTGGGAGTGATGCAGAATTATCTCGCAGGAATACAGGCGGAACTCGCTGAACTCGCGCCGGATCTTAATGGTAAAAGAAGGCTTCTTGAGAAAGCAGTACTAAGCAAAGAAGAATGTCTCAAGCTGTGCAGCAAGGTGATACCCTACTTCGAGAGGAAAGGTGAGACGGCTCTTTTCGCCGCACTTCAAGACTATCAAGACACATATGCGACATTGCTCTTGCGCCTCTACGACTTGACAGGCAAGCTAGGTTACCTGAGAAAGACAATAGAAACCTTAAAAGAAGCAATCGAATCGGCCAGAAAGCTAGACATAATCAGCCTCGTGGCCGAATCATACTGGAAAATCGCCAAGGCGCAAGATATTCTGGGAGAACATCTGCAAGCTGCAGGAAATTTCGAACGTGCTTCCGAAAGCTACCTTCAAGCTGCGGAAAAAGTCCAGCTGTTAAGGGACTTCTATCAAGATCACGCAACATACATGAAAGCGTGGAACGAAATTGAGAAAGCACGGATTCACCATGCAGAACGACACTATGGGCAAGCAAAAGACCACTACAAGAAGGCTGCTGATCTCCATGAATCGACAAAACGATGGACTTATCTCAACCCAAACTATTTGGCATGGGCTCGACTAGAAGAGGCAGAAGATTTAAGCAGAGGAGAAATAATCTCCGAAGCCATACAACTATTCAAAAAAGCAGCCAAGCTATTCCGTGAAAGCAAGAATGCTCTTCAAATGGCCGCAGATAGAATTGAGAATACAGATGAAAAAGACCTAGCTGAGAGGTTGATCAAAGCCTCAGGGATAAGAGAAGAATATTGTCTTGGAAGGATTGCCCTAGAAGAGGCAAAAATCCTTAGCAGGCAGGGAAATCATGATGCCAGCTCTGAGAAATTTGGCATAGCTGCAGAAATATTCCAGAATCTCCTTGACAATATTGAACAGGAATCTCGTTTCACGAAGGCGACGATGATCAAGGATCGCCATGAGTTAATGCCCATAATCTATCTCTGCAGAGCTTGGCAAATGATGGCCAGAGCGGAGACTGAAGCTTCCCCGAACTTGTACTTGGAAGCTTCTAAGCTTTTTGAGAAAGCCAAAGAGAGTAGTGTCGATGAAAGCGCGAAGCTGTTGGCGTTAGGTCACAGCCGTTTTTGTAAAGCACTTGACGCAGGTGTAAGATTTGAAGAATCCAGAGATACGATGTTGTATTTATCTGCAACTCAGCATCTAGAAAGTGCAGCAAACTACTATGTCAGAGCAAACTTCAAAATCGCTGCAGAATATGCTATTGCTACGCAACGTCTCTTCGATGCCTACGTATATATTACTAATGCTAATAAGGAAGCAAACCCTGGAAAAAAAGCCAGATATTACATAGCAGCTGAAAAGGTTCTACAAATTTCCATTGGGTCTTATCTGAAAGCAAAACACTCTGCAAAAAGCGAGCAAGTTCAACGACTTCTTGAGAAAGTTAGAGAAGAAAGAGAGCTTGCTGTGTCGTTGAGTGAGATTTTGGTGATGCCAACTATCACCTCATCCACGACGAGTTTTGTCACGCCTAGTCCAAGTGAAGAAACGGCGGTAGGTTTGGAAAAGTTTGAACATGCGAATATTCAAGCTAACATCATCCTTCCTGTAACAGAAATCCCGCTAGGAGAAGAGTTCAATTTAAAGATTCAAATCGCAAATGTTGGGAAGGAAAGTATCTTGCTAGACAAGGTTGAGGGATTCCTTCCTCCAGGTTTTCGGCTGGTTGCCAAACCCAATTATTGCTCCTTCGAAGACATGCGTCTCAGCATGAGGGGGAAAAGGCTTGATCCTTTGAAGACTGAAGAGATTGAGCTGGTCTTGCGAGCATTGGGAAAAGGCATTTCTGAAATAGGGCCCAAAATTCTCTATGTGGACAATACCGGGCATCAGCTGGTCTCAAAGCTCAAGCCCGTGACAATCGAAGTTACCAAGGTTGCACTTCCAGATCGTGTCGCTACGGGTTATGAACCTCTCGACAATCTGCTATTGGGTGGAATACCTGAGAAATATGCCGTCATACTGAC is a window encoding:
- a CDS encoding GNAT family N-acetyltransferase, which translates into the protein MLKVYSHNDADAKSLLPEVSKYTEMAKLMKLPFWILVEDSNPIGLVTTGKEPLQLLAPIGTPVAMIDLIQKNQPRSILTDFASQSLKLAIEKEAEYATVELTSEEGDAIDSFLEVKFKVLADTFRMNLQLDRDFDSPQGLQFEQTRKEEMLRWIQLASRFLSGSADVVMERILRYLGDLPENLMEMYYSLEKFYFASLNKREIGILNFSSKAGRISNVGIDPARRGQGYGRQIMLFALKQLQAGDCKQARLRVHIKNKPAINLYKSLGFEVSERRKLLIYENKEA